The nucleotide sequence GTCTCGAAATCGCATGGAAGTTATTTTGAAGCATCAAAAACTGATCCTGAACCCATGCGCATCGCATTTTCCAAAAAGCCATTGATTGAGGGCGCTAAACTTGACGCGGAAGCTGTAAAAGGACTCGAAAATACGGTCAAACTTCTTGAAAGCCTCGGGCATCATGTAGAAGAGGCAGATCCGGTCATAGATATTAAAAAATTCTGGCAGGATTTCATGATTGTTGTCTGCGGTCATGTGGCTGCTGCTACAGAGAATATTAAACAGCTTCTTGGAAAAGAAGCTGTAAAACAGATGGAGCCCACCACTTTAAACATGGCCATGACAGGCAGATGCCTTACAGCCTCTGATTTTGTGATTGCCAAGCAGGGATGGCATGAAGTTCAGCTTGCGATGGGGAGATTCCTTCAAAAATACGACATGCTCTTGACTCCTACACTTATTGCCCCGCCTGCTGCACACGGCGTTATTCCACCATCCCAGATTGAAGAAACAATAATTAAGTTTGGCAGCTATATCCCAGCTGGACGCCTTCTCATGAAAAGCGGCCTGGTCAAACATTTTGCCGCGCCTACACTCACACGCATGGCTTTCACAATAATGGGTAACATTACCGGACTTCCAGGCATGTCTGTTCCTCTTCACTGGACCAAGGACGGACTTCCGCTCGGTATGCTTTTTACAGGCAGAATGTGCGATGAAATCAGGCTTTTTAAACTTGCCGGGCAGCTTGAAAGGGCAGCTTCATGGCACGATAAGATTCCGCAGTAATCAAAAATCATAAATCCTTATTTGGGGCGTGCTGGCTTATTAAGAGCCTACACGCCTTTTTATTCATATTTTCCACGATACATAAGCATAAAATTGGTTTTGCAGATAATTCTGTGATAATGTTCTGAAAAAATCATCAAACATTAATTTGAAACAGCCTCATGAAGGAGATAGATCATGATGGAATACCTTCTTTTTGCCATATATATTTTCCTGGCTTACCTCATTTTCCAGCATGTAATCGGCCCGATATTGATTTATGAGAACGAGGCGGCTCCTTTCAGATATCAGTTTACTCTGCTCGATCCTGAATCATTCATGGAAGACAGAAATGATGTTTTCCGGGCTGATCATGAAAAATTACTTGAGCTTGGATTCAGGTTTGTCGGATCTTCAAAACTGGCAAGAACCAACGCTACCATGTATTTCAGTCTTTACAGTCATGATGAGAAATGTATCGCAGCAACTCTTGTCACAGGACTAAGCAAACTCGGAGAAATGAATTTTCTTGAAATAACCCAGGTGTATTCGGATAAATCGATTTTGAGCGTCAGTAACAGTCCGATGATATCAACCTATCCGGCAATGAAGCATAAAAAAGCTTTCCGTTTCCCGGATATTGATGATTGCGGGAGACTTTTCGAGCTTTTTGAGCTTGTCAGAAGCAGATTCTCTTCAAATATTGAGCCTCTCGGATTTACTATTGGCAAGGAATTCAGGGCAGTGGAAAATTATCTGAACGAAGAGCTTCGTTATCTGATTGAAAATGGATATTACTCTGATTCTCCCGAAAACGGTGAATTCAAGCTTACAATTAAGGGCGCTATACTTTTTACATGGAAAAATCTCTGGCCGTGGAAAAATTTTGTCGAAGTACTTGAAAGAAGGGCTGCGATAAAGGCCATATCTTGAAGCTCACGGAGAAACTATGGCGGAAACAAAAGGAATTATTGATCTGACGAAACCTCTTGGAAATGAAACTGAAATTTTTTCTGATGAGGAGTACACTGATCCCGAGTTTGCAATTAATGAATGGAGCAGCGTGGATGTTCATGGATTCAGGGTTTCGTCGATTCGTTTAGGAACCCAGACAGGCACTCACATAGACGCTCCGAACCATTTTGATCCTTCCGGAGAATGCCTCGATAAACTCATTGTTTCTGAACTGATGGGTTCCTATTATCTAATTGATCTCCTGGAATATAATGACCTGGCCAGTTTGACAGAGCTTTGCGGAGCTTTTTCAAACGAAAGAATTATTTTCCTGCGTGCATATGAATCATCTGTAAGCGTAATCAGTAAAGACGCCTTTGATATTCTGCTTTCGTTGCCTTCGCCGGTATGGGTTGTAGGCGGGCAGATATCTATAGATGGCTATGATAAATACGCATTTCACAGATTTCTGGCGTATGCAGGCAAATATCTTGTGGAGGACCTTGATTCAGTTTCTGCCAGCAAGGTTTTGCCAGGAGGCGAGATTTTTCTTTTCCCGTTGAGACTTAATGACGTGAGTGGGTCCCCATGCAGGGTTGTCGTCAGAATGACATAAAATGAATTTGAATCCCCGCCTAAGCGGGGATTCTTTTATTCCTGATCCAGGGTTCAAGAGGGGAGCTCCCTGGAAACGGAAACTATATAGTCGTATTTATAATTCCTATGGATTCATGGGCATTCTGATGTTGACTGACTATGCATTTCTGTGAAGATGTCTGAAGCTTATTGGGCTGTATTGTGAAAACAGCGGCATAGTTAGCAGGCCCGGATGCGCTTGTCAATGTGTTTTTTAATCATATTTTCAATTGATATTTGTCTGATGGTTGACGTGTTAACTTTTTCAACTGATTTATATGGTTGATATTGGGTTGATTTGTTCTTTTGATGAATCATCAAAAAAACAGATTCTATTTGCATAATTCCTGTGCGTTACTCTCAGCATACCGTTTCCCCCATTCAGCCATGGAATCAATAACTGGCTTGATGCTGTTTCCGGTTTCAGTAAGTGTGTATTCAACCCTTGGAGGAACTTCAGCAAAAACTTTTCTATTGACCATCCCCTTGCTTTCCATTGCCTTCAATTGCTGGGTAAGCATTTTTTGACTGATTCCGGGGATTCCTTTGAATAACTCGCTGAATCTTTTTGTTCCTGAAAAAAGCTCCCTAAGGATCAGCACAACCCATTTGTTGCCAATCAATTCAAGGGTTATTTCAACGGGGCATACGGGCATATTAATTTCTTTCATGATAAAATATCCTTTAAAATCAAAAAACTTTCTTTTTGGTAATAATATAACAATAAAGTGCCTTCTTGCAAAATGAAAGTAAGGTGTTTATTATCATTACAAGAATGAAATTGGCGATGCAAAATGAATCTAATTCCTTAATTCAGGAGATTGAAATATGAATATTCTTATTGTTTACACACATCCGAATCCCGGAAGCTTTAATCATGCAATTCTTGAAACAGTTAAAAATGCTGCGGAAGCAAAAGGGCATAATGTAAATGTAAGGGATCTTTATAGCCTTGGGTTTAATCCTGTTTTAACCCCTGATGATTTAGCCGCAATTCAGGCTGGCAAGACTCCTGAAACAATTAAAACTGAACAGGCGTTTATCGAGAAAAGCGATCTCGTTATTGCAGTCCATCCGATCTGGTGGACAGGCCTTCCTGCAATGTACAAAGGCTATATTGACCGTGTTTTTTCATACGGTTTTGCTTATGCGATAACAGAAAATGGCATAAAAGGACTTCTTGGCGATAAGAAAATAATCGTTTTCAATACAACCGGAATGCCTGATGAAGTATATGTTCCCATGGGAATGCACGATTCCCTGAAGATGACATCTGACAAGGGAATCTATGAGTTTTCTGGCATTAAGGTTCTCGGCCATCACTTTTTCGGTGGCGTCACAATGATAGATGATGCTGCAAGAAAGGCTTTACTTGAAAGAATTGTGAAAATACTTGATGAGCAAATCTGATGGAGATTCTTGATAGTTTTTTTGTGCCTCCGGCTTTTTTAGATCTGAGCCGGAGGTATGGAAATGCTAAACTATTTTATGAACGAACAGCAGTAATCAGATATTACCTTTACCTTCATTGTAAATTTTGAATTTGCCGGAACTTCAAAGGCTTCCCCGCCTTTTATCTGCTTCCAGTCCGTTGTGCCAGGAAGAAGCACATCAAGATCGCCAGCAAGAATTTCCATGATTTCCTTGTCAGCAGTTCCAAATTCATATTCGCCCGGCAGCATTACCCCAAGAGTTTTCTTGGATCCATCCGGGAATACGATTGTGCGGCTCGTGACCTTTCCATCAAAGTAAATATTTGCTTTTTTGATAACTGCTACATTTGTGAACTCAGACATTGTATCTCCATAATTTTAGCGAAAATAGAAACGTACTCCAACCCCTGCATCAAGACTGAAATCTGTTTCAGGAACAATATCAAGTACAGGGGCGATTTCAGCGAATATATCAAAAGGGTGTTTAGCAAACAGATAGTTTATTCCAAGCGGAATTCTGAGGCCCAGACGAGTGTCTCCATCATTGTCATCATCGTGATGGCCATGATTTTCATCTTTGTCTTCGAATCTAAGACGTCCGCCTATTCCGAAATGAAACGGAACATTGCTTTTATTGGTAAGGCTCGAATTGTGGAACAGATAATCCATATGTATGTTGAAGGCGTCGCTCGACCATCCTGCGGCCGCATCAACGGCGTTGTTTCCGAACCATTTTTTGACGCTGAGACCTGTGGGAGAACCCACGATCATGCCTATTCCGAAGTCATTTCTGGCGTATGCAGGTAATGCAAACATAAAAGAGATAAGTAAGAACAACAGTATATTGTATCTTTTCATATTTTTATCCTGTGCTTTTATTAAAAACTGTAAAATGTTTTTGAGCCATTCAAATGGCATTATTGCCTAAAAATATCAAGCCCATTTGTGATTAGTCCCGGGCGTCGTTGGTATAGGGTGAGGTGGCGATATGCTTAAGGGCATCTCTAAAAATGGCTTTTTTGCGCGTTAGCTGCGTCAGCGTCGTACTCGAAGCCTCATTTATACCACATAAACTCCGGTTCTCCGTGCGACGCTTCATTGCTACCACATCAAAAATTCTAATTTTTAGAGGCACCCTTAAGCTTTTGATTCCACGTCAGGAGGATTCAAAAATGTCTCTTAACTGGTTTATTAAGTGTTCAGGAATGAAATTCTGACTTTCTGAAATCTGCAACGCTATTTTTCCGAGTTCTATATATGCTTTTTTAAGATCAGGAGTTTTTTCAGTAATACCATTAATATGAGCAATTACAGTTGTCGCATCCCCCCTTGACACCGGGCCGGTAAGTGCCTGTTCTACCCCCATTTTCTCCATGTTGGCAAGGGTCCCCTTTACAAGGGGAAGAAGAAATTCGAAAGCTTTTTCTTCTGGTATTCCAGATGCGGCCATTACCTCGGACGCCATTTTCATCAAAGAAACAAGGTAGTTTGAAGCGATCACGG is from Desulforegula conservatrix Mb1Pa and encodes:
- a CDS encoding amidase, which codes for MLQDYEKYDATAMAELVRKGDIHPSELLETAISRAEKLNPDLNIIIHKFYDRARKMASEKISEGTFAGVPFLLKDLLDHLAGEPVSMGSRGVRFVPEYNSELVNRFLSSGVVPFGKTSTPELGLTITTEPKAFGPAHNPWKKGHSTGGSSGGSAAAVAARIVPFASANDGGGSIRFPSACCGVFGMKPSRGLNPMGPDYGEGWEGAVAGHVISWSVRDSAAMLDVTSGPEIGAPYKVSKSHGSYFEASKTDPEPMRIAFSKKPLIEGAKLDAEAVKGLENTVKLLESLGHHVEEADPVIDIKKFWQDFMIVVCGHVAAATENIKQLLGKEAVKQMEPTTLNMAMTGRCLTASDFVIAKQGWHEVQLAMGRFLQKYDMLLTPTLIAPPAAHGVIPPSQIEETIIKFGSYIPAGRLLMKSGLVKHFAAPTLTRMAFTIMGNITGLPGMSVPLHWTKDGLPLGMLFTGRMCDEIRLFKLAGQLERAASWHDKIPQ
- a CDS encoding cyclase family protein — protein: MAETKGIIDLTKPLGNETEIFSDEEYTDPEFAINEWSSVDVHGFRVSSIRLGTQTGTHIDAPNHFDPSGECLDKLIVSELMGSYYLIDLLEYNDLASLTELCGAFSNERIIFLRAYESSVSVISKDAFDILLSLPSPVWVVGGQISIDGYDKYAFHRFLAYAGKYLVEDLDSVSASKVLPGGEIFLFPLRLNDVSGSPCRVVVRMT
- a CDS encoding winged helix-turn-helix transcriptional regulator produces the protein MKEINMPVCPVEITLELIGNKWVVLILRELFSGTKRFSELFKGIPGISQKMLTQQLKAMESKGMVNRKVFAEVPPRVEYTLTETGNSIKPVIDSMAEWGKRYAESNAQELCK
- a CDS encoding NAD(P)H-dependent oxidoreductase, with product MNILIVYTHPNPGSFNHAILETVKNAAEAKGHNVNVRDLYSLGFNPVLTPDDLAAIQAGKTPETIKTEQAFIEKSDLVIAVHPIWWTGLPAMYKGYIDRVFSYGFAYAITENGIKGLLGDKKIIVFNTTGMPDEVYVPMGMHDSLKMTSDKGIYEFSGIKVLGHHFFGGVTMIDDAARKALLERIVKILDEQI
- the ppnP gene encoding pyrimidine/purine nucleoside phosphorylase, which gives rise to MSEFTNVAVIKKANIYFDGKVTSRTIVFPDGSKKTLGVMLPGEYEFGTADKEIMEILAGDLDVLLPGTTDWKQIKGGEAFEVPANSKFTMKVKVISDYCCSFIK
- a CDS encoding BAPKO_0422 family outer member beta-barrel protein, producing MKRYNILLFLLISFMFALPAYARNDFGIGMIVGSPTGLSVKKWFGNNAVDAAAGWSSDAFNIHMDYLFHNSSLTNKSNVPFHFGIGGRLRFEDKDENHGHHDDDNDGDTRLGLRIPLGINYLFAKHPFDIFAEIAPVLDIVPETDFSLDAGVGVRFYFR